From one Luteipulveratus mongoliensis genomic stretch:
- a CDS encoding AAA family ATPase, translated as MDQPSPYSPGAITPRIAGRNQQRAAIDERLDYLKSFQRLIPQTRVDTGPSGTGKTSLLWHTQQRARRRGVATVWAQCGAAPLLPTIAGQLGQASDGQSTGRIRRVLNSIREHGAFKVKAGVPGVAGAEVEWSREGRPGVERGPASGAIPSIAQTEDLLSTATELARKQGHTGLVLLIDDIDQADAASVRNLFYAWENFQRERPDLPAGIFATGLPHTRAVLSQAAPIADRFAYSDLEPLSPDTVAVALARPAQDVGVLWDHDALRTASDLTRGHPHVLQVIGDETWKTAGYPGPGARITDHHVRAALPAVSRAMQARPDLQIQPPQHDVPAIARPGSLAERVAQAQRSGVPAAQLPRPVQHPTPGQRPDRGLER; from the coding sequence GTGGATCAGCCGAGCCCGTATAGCCCAGGGGCGATCACACCGCGCATCGCCGGTCGCAATCAGCAGCGGGCCGCGATCGACGAGCGGTTGGACTACCTGAAGTCCTTCCAACGGCTGATCCCGCAGACACGAGTCGACACAGGCCCGTCTGGTACGGGCAAGACGTCGCTGCTGTGGCACACCCAACAGCGCGCGCGCAGACGAGGTGTGGCGACCGTCTGGGCTCAGTGCGGGGCGGCACCCCTACTCCCTACGATCGCCGGCCAGCTCGGCCAAGCATCCGATGGGCAGAGCACAGGACGTATCCGACGAGTCCTGAACTCCATCCGGGAGCATGGCGCGTTCAAGGTGAAGGCGGGCGTACCTGGCGTCGCTGGCGCCGAGGTCGAGTGGAGCCGTGAGGGTCGACCGGGTGTAGAGCGCGGCCCGGCATCGGGTGCCATTCCCTCGATCGCGCAAACCGAGGACCTGCTGTCGACGGCAACCGAGTTGGCGCGCAAGCAGGGACACACCGGTCTGGTCCTGCTCATCGACGACATCGACCAGGCGGACGCCGCGAGTGTGCGCAACCTCTTCTACGCCTGGGAGAACTTCCAGCGCGAACGTCCTGACCTGCCCGCTGGCATCTTCGCGACTGGCCTGCCACACACCCGTGCCGTGCTCTCCCAGGCCGCGCCCATCGCCGACCGCTTCGCGTACTCCGACCTCGAGCCCCTCAGCCCGGACACCGTCGCTGTTGCGCTGGCGAGGCCCGCGCAAGATGTCGGAGTGCTCTGGGACCACGACGCCCTGCGCACCGCCTCCGACCTCACCCGGGGCCACCCCCACGTGCTGCAGGTCATCGGCGATGAGACCTGGAAGACCGCTGGTTACCCCGGTCCGGGCGCTCGCATCACCGATCACCATGTCCGCGCCGCGCTTCCCGCGGTCAGCCGCGCTATGCAGGCCCGACCGGACCTCCAGATCCAGCCACCGCAGCACGACGTGCCAGCCATCGCCCGACCCGGCTCACTAGCCGAGCGTGTCGCCCAGGCCCAACGCAGTGGCGTCCCCGCCGCCCAGCTGCCCCGACCCGTACAGCACCCCACGCCAGGCCAACGCCCGGATCGCGGACTCGAACGCTAG
- a CDS encoding GNAT family N-acetyltransferase, with product MTPSLRVAGPADRELLERFWLLFRHDMSAFTGALPFPDGSFRRERLDAALTDDDWCAYLLYLGEAPVGMALVRSLGREPRVLNSFFVVHGARRNGTGTWGVREVVRRHPGRWEVAFQEANDGAATFWRAVAASLDPAYVEEQRPIPGRPELPADSWIAFTVDPGGDAD from the coding sequence ATGACACCTTCTCTGCGCGTTGCTGGCCCCGCCGACCGCGAGCTGCTCGAACGCTTCTGGCTGCTCTTCCGCCACGACATGTCCGCCTTCACCGGCGCGCTGCCGTTCCCCGACGGCAGCTTCCGTCGCGAACGCCTCGACGCGGCGCTCACCGACGACGACTGGTGCGCCTACCTGCTGTACCTGGGCGAGGCTCCCGTCGGGATGGCCCTCGTGCGCAGCCTGGGCCGCGAGCCCCGCGTCCTGAACAGCTTCTTCGTCGTCCACGGCGCGAGGAGAAACGGGACGGGGACCTGGGGCGTGCGCGAAGTCGTACGGCGTCATCCAGGACGGTGGGAGGTGGCTTTCCAGGAGGCGAACGACGGCGCCGCGACGTTCTGGCGCGCGGTCGCTGCGAGTCTGGATCCGGCGTACGTCGAGGAGCAGCGGCCGATCCCGGGTCGACCGGAGCTCCCGGCTGACTCGTGGATCGCCTTCACGGTGGATCCGGGTGGGGACGCTGATTGA
- a CDS encoding GuaB3 family IMP dehydrogenase-related protein, with protein sequence MTEIEIGKGKRGRRAYSFDDIAVVPSRRTRDPEEVSTSWQIDAYHFELPVMAAPMDSVMSPQTAIAFGQLGGLPVLDLEGLWTRHETPEPLLAEIAGLDPAVATARMREIYAEPINPDLISLRLGEIRDAGVTVAGALSPQRTQEHWKTVVDAGVDLFVIRGTTVSAEHVSGKAEPLNLKRFIYELDVPVIVGGAGTYTAALHLMRTGAAGVLVGFGGGAAHTTRRTLGIHTPLATAVADIAGARRDYMDESGGRYVHVIADGGVGTSGDIVKAVACGADAVMLGAALARASDAPGRGFHWGSEAHHHDLPRGERVEVGTVGTLQEILNGPGRGADGTTNLVGALRRAMATTGYSDLKEFQRVEVVVAPYQRS encoded by the coding sequence GTGACTGAGATCGAGATCGGCAAAGGCAAGCGCGGCCGTCGCGCGTACTCCTTCGACGACATCGCCGTGGTGCCCTCCCGTCGTACCCGCGACCCGGAGGAGGTGTCCACCTCCTGGCAGATCGACGCCTACCACTTCGAGCTGCCGGTCATGGCCGCGCCGATGGACTCGGTGATGTCACCGCAGACCGCGATCGCGTTCGGTCAGCTCGGCGGCCTCCCGGTGCTCGACCTCGAAGGTCTGTGGACACGGCACGAGACACCCGAGCCGTTGCTCGCCGAGATCGCTGGTCTCGACCCGGCCGTCGCAACTGCCCGGATGCGCGAGATCTATGCGGAGCCGATCAACCCTGACCTGATCTCGTTGCGGTTGGGCGAGATTCGCGATGCCGGCGTGACCGTCGCCGGTGCATTGAGCCCGCAGCGCACCCAGGAGCACTGGAAGACCGTCGTCGACGCCGGTGTCGACCTGTTCGTCATCAGAGGTACGACCGTGTCGGCCGAGCATGTCTCCGGCAAGGCCGAGCCGCTCAACCTCAAACGATTCATCTACGAGCTCGACGTGCCGGTGATCGTCGGCGGTGCGGGGACCTACACCGCGGCACTGCACCTCATGCGCACTGGCGCGGCGGGCGTACTCGTCGGCTTCGGCGGGGGAGCGGCGCACACGACGCGGCGCACGCTCGGCATCCACACGCCGCTCGCGACCGCGGTCGCCGATATCGCCGGCGCGCGACGTGACTACATGGATGAGTCCGGTGGTCGCTATGTCCACGTCATCGCGGACGGCGGCGTGGGCACCTCCGGCGACATCGTCAAGGCGGTCGCCTGCGGTGCGGACGCCGTGATGCTCGGCGCGGCACTCGCGCGGGCGAGCGACGCTCCGGGCCGCGGCTTCCACTGGGGCTCCGAGGCGCACCACCACGACCTGCCGCGCGGCGAGCGCGTCGAGGTCGGCACGGTCGGCACGCTGCAGGAGATCCTCAACGGCCCGGGTCGTGGTGCGGATGGCACCACCAATCTGGTCGGTGCGCTGCGCCGAGCCATGGCGACGACGGGCTACTCCGACCTCAAGGAGTTCCAGCGTGTCGAGGTCGTGGTCGCGCCTTACCAGCGCTCCTGA
- a CDS encoding succinic semialdehyde dehydrogenase: protein MTESLVAQTESSAPSEPSPAPYVVPSGLAVRLARRVVAPARAETQASVSPLTGGHLADLPVSTIDSVDHAYRSAREAQARWASQPIAARARVLLRLHDLVFRNQNELLDLIQLESGKTRGQAFEEILDVAGVCRHYARKAEHYLKPRKRLGAIPVLTQTVELRHPKGVVGVVAPWNYPLSMSVTDLIPALLAGNAVVVRPDEKSALTALRSFELLDQAGLPEGLLQVVLGDGPTIGKAVLDRADYVMFTGSTATGRTVARDAGERLVGASLELGGKNAMYIAADANLKAAADCAVRSVFSSAGQLCISIERLILHEAIADEFLTHFIKRVRAMKIGPDLAWGNTMGSLISQAQLDKVTEHVEDARAKGATVLAGGRARPELGPYFYEPTVLEGVTAAMTCRDEETFGPVVSVYRVSTDDEAVALANDTSYGLNASVFTKDISRGRGLAARIKAGTVNVNEGYVSAWGSNGSPMGGMRQSGVGRRHGAEGIWKYTESQTVAVQHLMPIAPTKGVPEKLWAKSMVLGLKAMKAGRIS from the coding sequence ATGACCGAGTCGCTCGTCGCCCAGACCGAGAGCAGCGCTCCCTCGGAGCCCTCGCCCGCGCCGTACGTCGTCCCGTCCGGTCTCGCCGTACGCCTGGCCCGCCGTGTGGTGGCGCCGGCCCGTGCCGAGACCCAAGCCAGCGTCAGCCCCCTGACGGGCGGACACCTCGCTGACCTGCCGGTCAGCACCATCGACAGCGTCGATCACGCCTACCGCTCGGCCCGTGAGGCTCAGGCCCGATGGGCGAGCCAGCCGATCGCGGCGCGCGCGCGAGTGCTGCTGCGGCTGCACGACCTGGTGTTCCGCAACCAGAACGAGCTGCTCGACCTGATCCAGCTGGAGTCGGGCAAGACGCGTGGCCAGGCGTTCGAGGAGATCCTGGACGTTGCCGGTGTCTGCCGGCACTACGCCCGCAAGGCCGAGCACTACCTCAAGCCGCGCAAGCGGCTCGGCGCCATCCCGGTGCTGACCCAGACCGTCGAGCTGCGCCACCCCAAGGGTGTCGTCGGTGTCGTCGCCCCCTGGAACTACCCGCTGTCGATGTCGGTCACCGACCTCATCCCGGCGCTGCTCGCAGGCAACGCGGTCGTCGTACGCCCGGACGAGAAGTCCGCGCTGACCGCGCTGCGCTCGTTCGAGCTGCTCGACCAGGCGGGTCTGCCTGAGGGTCTGCTGCAGGTCGTCCTCGGTGACGGCCCGACGATCGGCAAGGCGGTGCTCGACCGCGCGGACTACGTCATGTTCACCGGCTCGACCGCGACCGGCCGCACCGTCGCGCGCGACGCGGGGGAGCGGCTCGTCGGCGCCTCGCTGGAGCTAGGCGGCAAGAACGCGATGTACATCGCCGCCGACGCCAACCTCAAGGCCGCCGCCGACTGCGCGGTCCGTTCCGTGTTCTCCTCGGCCGGCCAGCTGTGCATCTCGATCGAGCGGCTGATCCTGCACGAGGCGATCGCGGACGAGTTCCTCACCCACTTCATCAAGCGCGTCCGGGCCATGAAGATCGGGCCTGACCTGGCCTGGGGCAACACCATGGGCTCGCTCATCTCCCAGGCCCAGCTCGACAAGGTCACCGAGCACGTCGAGGACGCCCGCGCCAAGGGCGCCACCGTCCTCGCCGGCGGCCGCGCCCGCCCGGAGCTCGGTCCCTACTTCTACGAGCCGACCGTGCTCGAAGGTGTCACCGCGGCGATGACCTGCCGTGACGAGGAGACCTTCGGCCCGGTGGTGTCGGTCTACCGCGTGAGCACCGACGACGAGGCGGTCGCGCTGGCCAACGACACGTCGTACGGCCTGAATGCCTCGGTCTTCACCAAGGACATCAGCCGTGGCCGCGGGCTGGCGGCGCGGATCAAGGCCGGCACGGTCAACGTCAACGAGGGCTACGTGTCCGCCTGGGGGAGCAACGGCTCGCCGATGGGCGGCATGCGGCAGTCCGGAGTCGGCCGCAGGCACGGCGCTG